One Entelurus aequoreus isolate RoL-2023_Sb linkage group LG09, RoL_Eaeq_v1.1, whole genome shotgun sequence genomic window carries:
- the LOC133656877 gene encoding zinc finger BED domain-containing protein 4-like: MAICNDCKKLVMRGGTKTSSFNTSNLISHLFKNHKEIHAEYKRKMDAKTPKKGSTQLSLIDCAEKKTKYDKNHPRAKAISQKIIGCIALDNQPFSIAQDKGFTKLVEFLEPRYAMPNRKYFSEEALPELYGNVSNHVEKLISDAVSLSFTTDIWSSSVSQVSMLSLTAQWLDEDFAMKKAVLHSQECRGSHTYDAISSAFEGMFEKWKIPKAKAHVVVRDNARNMAKATMEFGVASLPCMAHTLQLAVNGGALLQRSISEALAVGRRLVGHFKHSPLACSRLEDVQKELHMKAKKLQQDVSTRWNSTFYMMQSLVEQKRALSAYAADYDLPAMLTATQWGIMEKMITLLGPVEQITRDISRAQATAADVVPAVVSLTRLLAKEDDSDKGVKTCTTGSRL, encoded by the coding sequence atggcaatttgcaatgactgtaaaaagttggttatgcgaggaggaaccaagacgtcttcgtttaatacaagcaatttgatctcccacctcttcaaaaaTCACAAGGAGATACACgctgaatacaagcggaagatggatgcaaaaacaccaaaaaaaggtagcacacagttgtcgcttataGACTGCgccgagaaaaaaacaaaatacgaCAAAAACCACCCCAGGGCGAAAGCCATAAGTCAGAAAATAATTGGGTGTATCGCCCTGGATAACCAACCATTTTCGATTGCACAAGACAAAGGATTCACCAAACTTGTGGAATTCCTGGAGCCACGCTATGCCATGCCCAATCGCAAGTATTTCTCAGAAGAGGCCTTACCTGAATTGTACGGCAATGTTTCCAATCACGTCGAAAAGTTAATTTCTGATGCTGTATCCCTTAGCTTCACCACAGATATATGGTCTTCAAGTGTTAGCCAGGTTAGCATGTTGAGCTTGACTGCGCAATGGCTAGATGAGGATTTTGCGATGAAGAAGGCTGTGCTTCATTCTCAAGAGTGCCGTGGCTCTCATACATACGACGCAATCTCATCTGCATTTGAAGGGATGTTTGAGAAATGGAAAATCCCCAAggcgaaagcccacgttgtggtcagggacaacgcacgcaaTATGGCCAAAGCTACgatggagtttggtgtggctagtctgccctgcatggcgcacactttgcagcttgcagtgaacggaggtgccctTTTGCAACGCAGCATTTCGGAAGCTCTGGCTGTGGGGAGGcgactggtaggccacttcaagcactcaccactagcttgcagtcGTTTGGAGGACGTACAAAAGGAACTCCATATGAAAGCCAAAAAGCTCCAGCAAGATGTGTCCACCAGGTGGAATTCCACCTTTTACATGATGCAGAGCCTGGTGGAGCAGAAGAGGGCATTAAGTGCATATGCTGCTGATTACGACCTCCCTGCAATGTTGACAGCAACCCAATGGGGAATTATGGAGAAGATGATCACCCTACTGGGACCTGTTGAACAAATAACCAGAGACATCAGCCGTGCACAGGCCACTGCTGCAGATGTTGTCCCTGCTGTAGTGTCCCTGACGCGGCTGCTTGCCAAGGAGGATGACTCCGATAAAGGTGTGAAAACATGTACTACTGGAAGCCGTTTGTGA